A genomic stretch from Terriglobia bacterium includes:
- a CDS encoding tail fiber protein yields MSTPFLSEIKIVSFNFAPKGWALCNGQLLPINQNQALFSLLGTTYGGDGRVNFALPNLQGRIPNHFGSGFTLGEQGGQTAHTLTISELPAHTHTPTGNDTDPPTASGAGANLWGHVTGYYATSSNAAMNPAGVGNTGGSQPHENMSPYLVLNFIIALQGIFPSQN; encoded by the coding sequence ATGTCAACACCCTTTTTGTCGGAAATCAAGATTGTGAGCTTCAATTTTGCACCCAAGGGCTGGGCGCTCTGCAACGGCCAGTTGCTGCCCATCAACCAGAACCAGGCCTTGTTCTCGCTTCTGGGTACCACCTACGGAGGAGATGGGCGGGTAAACTTTGCCCTGCCTAACCTTCAGGGTCGCATCCCAAATCACTTTGGCAGCGGCTTCACGCTGGGAGAACAGGGGGGACAGACGGCACACACGCTTACCATTAGCGAACTTCCCGCGCACACGCATACGCCCACGGGCAATGACACTGATCCGCCTACTGCTTCCGGCGCCGGTGCCAATCTGTGGGGTCACGTCACCGGGTATTATGCTACTTCCTCCAACGCCGCCATGAATCCGGCGGGCGTCGGCAACACCGGAGGCAGCCAGCCGCATGAGAACATGTCGCCCTACCTCGTGCTCAATTTCATCATTGCCCTTCAGGGGATATTCCCCTCGCAAAACTAA
- a CDS encoding tail fiber protein, with translation MDPFVAEIRIFPFNFAPKGWAFCNGQLLPISQNTALFSLLGTTYGGDGKSTFALPDMQGNTPMQQGQGSGLSLRDLGEQAGEQNVTLIQTEMPAHNHPALAASGGGQGSPATNAWASGLKTGPSLYSPPGSNNKDVQMNPLALSIAGGNLPHNNMMPYLTLNFCIALQGVFPPRT, from the coding sequence ATGGACCCCTTTGTAGCTGAGATCAGGATTTTCCCTTTTAACTTTGCTCCCAAAGGCTGGGCATTCTGCAATGGCCAGCTCCTGCCAATCAGCCAGAACACCGCCCTGTTCTCGCTTCTGGGCACCACTTACGGCGGCGACGGCAAGAGCACATTCGCGCTGCCAGACATGCAGGGCAATACTCCCATGCAGCAAGGTCAAGGCTCCGGCCTGAGCCTGCGTGACCTGGGCGAACAAGCCGGAGAGCAGAATGTAACTCTCATCCAGACGGAAATGCCCGCACACAATCATCCTGCCCTTGCGGCGAGCGGAGGCGGCCAAGGTAGCCCAGCAACCAATGCCTGGGCTTCTGGCCTGAAAACAGGCCCCTCACTCTACTCTCCCCCAGGCTCCAACAACAAGGACGTGCAGATGAACCCGCTGGCCCTCTCAATAGCTGGCGGCAACCTGCCGCATAACAACATGATGCCGTATCTCACTTTGAACTTCTGCATTGCGTTGCAGGGAGTCTTCCCGCCACGCACCTAA
- a CDS encoding SAM-dependent methyltransferase, producing the protein MPDQETAPPAAANAATETRRLLEQNVSLSRSIIWGLQRDFYAQRGLKAWNEDLVPSYITNNPFIAEIFAGIVAAFVQDCLSSAQRGYQSLSPENPLRILELGAGTGKFSYLFLRKLAPLLQGQNIPFHLVRYCMTDTSESLVAEWRANTYLKEFVSSGVLEFAVFQAGQEYRRESRGPLVVIANYVFDSLPQDAFSIENGNIHEILVTTAAAADGQIQSFKDLRFSYQNSATAPRHYPDKDWSGILEQYRTRLSTATVLFPATALQTLQRLGDSSDGRMLVLAADKGFTHEEDLALAPREPSLDFHASGRCFSQQVNFDAIGKYFCAKGGKALVPSKHFTSLNLCAFIQCNPGDDFTATHQAYQEALTAFGPDDLFAIMSWLNAYLEEISLPQALSLLRLTRWDPVMLVRLFPIIARQARNAIGERTDLRDAVLNTWQNHYPLNHDDNVLAFYCGVILLELRFFSEAYAMFRKSQQLFGPSATTSYNLGLCSLGLNRSREALELMREACSLDPSFEPAKQSRWKLEDQVRTGEVELL; encoded by the coding sequence ATGCCGGACCAAGAGACAGCGCCTCCCGCGGCGGCAAACGCCGCTACTGAAACCCGGCGTTTGCTTGAACAGAATGTTTCTTTGTCTCGGTCGATTATTTGGGGCTTGCAGCGCGACTTTTACGCGCAACGCGGGCTGAAGGCCTGGAATGAGGACCTGGTCCCCAGCTATATCACCAACAATCCGTTCATCGCTGAAATCTTCGCTGGAATTGTGGCGGCGTTCGTGCAGGATTGCTTGTCCTCCGCGCAGCGCGGCTATCAGTCACTTTCGCCAGAGAACCCTTTGCGTATTCTGGAACTCGGCGCCGGTACTGGTAAATTTTCTTATCTCTTTCTGCGCAAGCTGGCTCCCTTATTGCAGGGCCAAAACATTCCTTTCCATCTTGTTCGTTATTGCATGACCGATACTTCTGAAAGCCTCGTCGCTGAGTGGCGGGCAAATACTTATCTGAAGGAATTTGTCAGCAGCGGCGTGCTCGAATTTGCAGTCTTCCAGGCCGGGCAGGAATATCGGCGGGAAAGCAGGGGACCGCTCGTCGTCATCGCCAACTATGTTTTCGATAGTCTCCCCCAGGATGCATTTTCGATTGAGAACGGGAATATCCATGAAATCCTGGTGACCACCGCAGCCGCGGCAGATGGCCAGATTCAGTCTTTCAAAGACTTGCGTTTTTCGTACCAAAACTCCGCTACCGCACCGCGGCATTATCCAGATAAAGATTGGAGCGGAATTTTGGAGCAGTACCGCACCCGGCTTTCAACTGCTACGGTCCTTTTTCCTGCCACTGCGCTCCAGACTTTGCAACGGCTTGGCGATTCCAGCGATGGCAGAATGCTTGTTCTGGCCGCCGACAAAGGGTTCACTCATGAAGAAGATCTTGCATTGGCTCCGCGTGAGCCTTCATTGGACTTTCACGCGAGCGGGCGATGTTTTTCCCAGCAAGTGAACTTTGATGCCATTGGCAAATATTTTTGTGCGAAGGGTGGCAAGGCCCTTGTGCCGTCCAAGCACTTTACCAGCCTGAATCTGTGCGCGTTCATCCAGTGCAATCCAGGCGACGACTTCACCGCCACGCACCAGGCCTATCAGGAAGCATTAACGGCATTCGGCCCCGACGACCTGTTTGCCATCATGAGCTGGCTGAATGCCTACCTTGAGGAAATCTCGCTACCTCAGGCACTGTCATTGCTTCGTCTTACGCGTTGGGACCCTGTCATGCTTGTGCGTTTGTTCCCGATCATCGCCCGGCAGGCAAGAAATGCAATTGGGGAGCGCACCGACTTGCGCGACGCGGTGCTCAACACATGGCAGAACCATTATCCGCTAAACCACGATGACAATGTTTTGGCGTTTTACTGTGGCGTGATCTTGCTTGAACTCCGGTTCTTCTCTGAAGCTTATGCAATGTTCAGGAAATCACAGCAATTATTCGGGCCATCGGCCACCACCAGTTACAATCTGGGCCTGTGCAGTCTGGGGTTAAACCGTTCTCGCGAAGCGCTGGAACTGATGCGCGAAGCATGCAGCCTTGATCCCAGCTTTGAGCCTGCCAAACAAAGCCGGTGGAAACTGGAAGATCAAGTCAGAACCGGTGAAGTGGAGCTCTTATGA
- a CDS encoding GNAT family N-acetyltransferase, with product MKAQLRPAMPDDRDFLFRLYVSTRIEEIRGFGWNTVQQEAFFRMQFNAQQQWYQSTYSTAENQIIEKDHEPIGRMIVQRERDTWRLLDISLLPEHRGQGIGGELIRNLIKDCGAAGAVLQLQVVNTNPAQRLYTRLGFIKTGQDQIYTQMELRPQATERT from the coding sequence ATGAAGGCACAATTGCGCCCGGCAATGCCAGATGACCGTGATTTCCTTTTCCGGTTATACGTCAGTACTCGAATAGAAGAAATCCGCGGCTTTGGCTGGAATACTGTTCAGCAGGAAGCTTTCTTCCGCATGCAGTTCAATGCGCAACAACAGTGGTATCAATCCACCTATTCCACTGCCGAAAATCAGATCATCGAAAAGGACCATGAGCCAATTGGCCGCATGATCGTCCAGCGCGAGCGCGATACATGGCGGCTTCTCGATATTTCGTTGTTGCCTGAGCATCGCGGGCAGGGAATTGGCGGCGAGCTGATTCGCAATCTGATCAAGGACTGCGGCGCCGCTGGTGCAGTGTTGCAGTTGCAGGTCGTTAACACGAACCCGGCACAGCGGCTGTATACGCGCCTGGGATTCATCAAGACCGGTCAAGACCAGATTTACACGCAGATGGAGCTTCGTCCGCAAGCAACGGAACGAACCTAA
- a CDS encoding TMEM175 family protein codes for MSKGRMEAFSDGVFAVIITIMVLEMKSPHGTSLEALIPLIPVFSSYVLSFVYVGIYWTNHHHLLQAVQHVAGSVLWANLHLLFWLSLTPFATAWMGENPLAPWPVALYGAVLLFASIAYFILTKRLIAHQGAGSVLAKLISGDRKGRVSMVVYIGAIPLAFLRPLLACLCYALVAVMWLIPDRRIEKAIGHNASV; via the coding sequence ATGTCCAAAGGCCGTATGGAGGCTTTCAGTGACGGCGTATTCGCCGTGATTATTACGATCATGGTGCTGGAGATGAAGTCTCCGCATGGCACGAGCCTGGAGGCGCTGATTCCTTTGATTCCCGTTTTCTCCAGCTACGTCCTGAGTTTTGTCTATGTTGGAATTTACTGGACCAATCATCACCACCTTTTGCAGGCAGTGCAGCACGTTGCGGGAAGCGTCTTGTGGGCGAATTTGCATCTGCTCTTCTGGCTTTCATTGACGCCGTTTGCCACCGCCTGGATGGGCGAGAACCCTCTTGCGCCGTGGCCAGTGGCGCTCTACGGCGCGGTACTTTTATTTGCTTCCATTGCTTACTTTATCCTCACGAAGCGGCTGATTGCTCATCAGGGGGCAGGCTCGGTGCTGGCAAAATTAATTAGTGGCGACCGGAAGGGAAGGGTCTCCATGGTCGTTTACATCGGCGCAATCCCGCTGGCGTTTTTGCGGCCATTGCTCGCATGTCTTTGTTATGCGCTGGTGGCCGTCATGTGGCTCATTCCAGACCGGCGCATTGAGAAAGCGATTGGACACAACGCGAGTGTCTGA
- a CDS encoding M15 family metallopeptidase — MRLFRTVSALVLWLCLPLAFSQTIPAKNQAASAADPTFHIKPLRPVQELEREARAAQPPHENGNFRKPELVELVKLDPTIRLDIRYATTNNFLSTPMYSQARAFLQRPAAEALLRAQKALREKGYGLEIHDAYRPWYVTKMFWDATPEDKKIFVADPKEGSKHNRGCAVDLTLYDLKTGAAVKMPSGYDEMSERAYADYPGGTEDERARRAILRQAMEKEGFTVYPQEWWHFDYKDWKQYPIMNVRFEEIGNQD, encoded by the coding sequence ATGCGCTTATTCCGTACCGTTTCCGCACTGGTTCTCTGGCTTTGTCTGCCGCTCGCCTTCAGTCAAACGATCCCTGCCAAAAACCAGGCCGCATCCGCTGCCGACCCCACTTTTCACATTAAGCCGCTACGTCCGGTCCAGGAACTGGAGCGGGAGGCGCGGGCGGCACAGCCTCCGCATGAGAATGGTAATTTCCGCAAGCCCGAACTGGTGGAACTGGTGAAACTCGATCCCACCATCAGGCTGGATATTCGGTACGCGACAACAAATAATTTTCTGAGCACGCCCATGTACTCTCAAGCACGGGCTTTTCTCCAGCGTCCGGCGGCTGAGGCCCTGCTGCGGGCACAAAAGGCGCTCAGGGAAAAAGGTTACGGACTGGAGATCCACGATGCTTATCGTCCCTGGTATGTGACAAAAATGTTCTGGGACGCTACGCCTGAAGATAAAAAGATTTTCGTCGCCGATCCCAAAGAAGGATCCAAGCACAACCGCGGCTGCGCCGTTGACCTGACTCTGTATGACCTGAAAACCGGCGCGGCAGTGAAAATGCCCAGCGGGTACGACGAAATGTCCGAACGCGCTTACGCCGACTATCCCGGTGGAACCGAAGATGAGAGGGCGCGACGCGCAATATTGCGCCAGGCAATGGAAAAAGAAGGTTTCACCGTCTATCCGCAGGAATGGTGGCACTTTGATTACAAAGATTGGAAGCAGTACCCGATTATGAACGTCCGATTTGAGGAGATTGGGAACCAGGATTAA
- a CDS encoding nucleoside 2-deoxyribosyltransferase domain-containing protein: MAPKSGNTGLLSDARVYLSGPMDFVASREEEKKHGWRHRLGDFLKAMDVTVFDPWFKPEVRGLHEYGREGETTTEQRKNWTFAQGRDGAQTRSALAEFFWPAMHIDLRMVDTSDFIVSYCPTNVYSVGTPHEIIVARQQRKPVLLVSPRVEFPALADLRKHLANDKKATELLQALTNQVPIKENPDGSPSLWYMPLIGGEHFFDGFGFAQFRDKFGWTEDIRIDDDESEQPPQKPLLPFLAQLNLELPKKWDRVKQDFVANDDWLLWDLKKDKKGADVSDACVKGKVA, translated from the coding sequence ATGGCACCTAAATCAGGAAACACCGGACTACTTTCAGATGCGAGAGTTTATCTTTCGGGACCGATGGACTTTGTCGCCTCCCGTGAAGAAGAAAAAAAACACGGATGGCGGCATCGCCTGGGCGATTTTCTTAAAGCCATGGACGTAACCGTATTTGACCCGTGGTTCAAACCAGAGGTCCGAGGTCTGCATGAGTACGGCCGCGAGGGTGAGACCACCACCGAACAACGAAAGAACTGGACGTTTGCGCAAGGACGTGACGGAGCCCAGACCCGATCGGCGCTGGCGGAGTTCTTCTGGCCGGCAATGCACATCGATCTTCGCATGGTCGATACCAGTGACTTTATCGTGTCGTACTGTCCCACGAACGTTTACAGCGTCGGAACGCCGCACGAGATCATCGTGGCTCGCCAGCAGCGCAAGCCTGTGCTCCTGGTCAGTCCCCGGGTGGAGTTTCCGGCACTGGCGGACCTGCGAAAACATCTCGCCAACGACAAGAAAGCTACGGAACTGCTGCAGGCGCTCACCAACCAGGTGCCGATTAAAGAGAATCCGGATGGAAGCCCCAGTTTGTGGTACATGCCGCTGATCGGAGGAGAGCATTTCTTTGACGGCTTTGGTTTCGCGCAGTTCCGCGACAAATTCGGATGGACCGAGGACATCCGTATTGATGACGACGAGTCCGAGCAGCCGCCGCAGAAACCCTTGCTGCCATTTCTCGCTCAACTGAACCTTGAGTTGCCCAAGAAATGGGACCGCGTAAAACAGGATTTCGTGGCCAATGATGACTGGTTGCTTTGGGACCTTAAGAAGGACAAAAAGGGTGCCGATGTTTCAGATGCATGTGTTAAGGGCAAAGTCGCCTGA
- a CDS encoding fibronectin type III domain-containing protein codes for MTTESCSVVLQGANLRSRSKFAHPWLVFFCLVLLAAATATAQTTTVQFADNVTAPGGGIVLTGSGINPATGQHYRHFWGGDEILGLCRYDPDLDSAGPYTVNRNTCINFVGSVQFKPGALALDTTTNTIYAPNITATAGQVNRMHFHPDSDGGHGIVDPLNIEVLLSGGGGGGGKKGTTGCSTSLVAPAWAAIGPDGNLYVASLRSGAVVRVLSPLTNPLPCTNVQNDVINSPDGKKNFGLGWIGHDLYGGDGFSAWVLHNADQCYTAGNNFQVCTALNILAGQVPVPVAMVGDQQYPNLDGKNLYYTNGAVVDKVTITPEGTVVNTSYAVNFNLATGLGLDAFNPAAEVLFVGDDPSAGNSPGSGHWWEVLPTPPTLQIPGAPVNVTATTGNAQATVSWQPAGDGQPISSYTVHNSSASNGTLVPDVTVAPDPGTTIVPTSAVVTGLINGVTYQFEVAATNSAGTSAYSAPSNSVTPFAPTAPATPTNVSAVAGDSSASIAWTGSASDGGSPITGYTVTALVGGTPTSISVNACATCTGINVAGLTDGTTYTFTVHATNAVGNSPESAQSNAVTPSLSAAPPDISVSDVGPTSVNSGANATYTIKVNNTTTTTIPAVSLNDTWPTSGATFISVTASQGTCSSAAGSISCNLGSIAGSGSATVTLVLQLTAQTTNTASGSMKDAAGNPLSDPTPADDTASSTTSISAPSTTTDIQVTGSAQNGGPAVGTADTYTWQIKNNQKTVANAVVFTNNLPPSLQFASASTSLGTCSTPDPGTAGGTITCNASALNGSSTMTVTINVIPTQAGSIADTGVASFSGTDTNPANNSFTVTINPK; via the coding sequence ATGACAACAGAAAGTTGCTCAGTTGTGCTCCAGGGCGCAAACCTTCGTTCCAGGTCCAAGTTCGCTCACCCATGGCTCGTCTTCTTCTGTCTGGTGCTTCTTGCGGCCGCGACTGCTACAGCCCAGACGACAACGGTTCAATTTGCCGATAACGTTACTGCACCCGGCGGTGGCATTGTCCTGACAGGTTCCGGCATCAATCCTGCAACCGGCCAGCACTACCGCCACTTCTGGGGCGGTGATGAAATTCTTGGTCTTTGCCGGTACGATCCTGATCTGGATTCTGCGGGTCCATACACGGTGAATCGAAACACCTGCATCAATTTTGTCGGCTCCGTGCAGTTCAAGCCGGGAGCACTGGCGCTGGATACGACGACGAACACCATCTACGCTCCCAACATCACGGCCACAGCGGGCCAGGTAAATCGGATGCACTTCCACCCGGATTCTGACGGCGGCCACGGCATCGTGGATCCGCTCAACATCGAGGTCTTGCTTTCGGGTGGCGGTGGAGGAGGAGGTAAAAAGGGCACCACCGGCTGCTCGACAAGTCTGGTGGCCCCTGCATGGGCAGCGATTGGACCGGATGGTAATCTCTACGTGGCTTCACTGCGCAGCGGCGCCGTGGTCCGTGTGCTTTCTCCGCTAACGAATCCGCTGCCTTGCACGAACGTGCAGAATGATGTCATCAACAGCCCCGACGGAAAAAAGAACTTTGGTTTGGGCTGGATTGGTCACGACCTGTACGGCGGTGATGGATTTTCCGCCTGGGTACTTCACAACGCGGACCAGTGCTATACGGCAGGCAATAACTTCCAGGTTTGCACCGCGCTGAACATCCTTGCAGGACAGGTCCCCGTTCCGGTCGCCATGGTCGGCGATCAGCAATATCCGAACCTGGATGGCAAGAATCTCTACTACACCAATGGCGCAGTGGTCGATAAGGTCACTATCACGCCCGAAGGGACCGTCGTAAACACGTCATATGCGGTGAATTTCAATCTCGCTACAGGCCTGGGACTTGATGCGTTCAATCCAGCGGCTGAGGTTCTCTTTGTTGGCGACGATCCCAGCGCAGGCAATTCTCCCGGCTCCGGTCATTGGTGGGAAGTACTGCCGACCCCGCCGACGCTCCAGATTCCCGGCGCGCCTGTGAACGTAACCGCGACGACGGGCAATGCACAAGCAACCGTGAGCTGGCAACCAGCCGGGGATGGACAGCCGATCTCCAGCTATACCGTTCACAACTCGTCCGCTTCCAACGGCACTCTGGTTCCGGATGTCACTGTTGCACCGGATCCAGGAACAACCATTGTTCCGACTTCAGCGGTGGTGACCGGATTGATCAACGGAGTCACGTACCAGTTTGAAGTTGCGGCTACGAACTCCGCGGGTACAAGCGCATATTCGGCTCCCAGCAACAGTGTGACGCCATTTGCGCCAACCGCACCGGCGACCCCAACCAACGTCAGCGCTGTCGCAGGCGATTCTTCAGCCAGCATAGCCTGGACCGGCTCCGCCTCTGATGGCGGTTCGCCGATTACGGGTTACACGGTAACTGCTTTGGTCGGCGGGACACCGACAAGTATTAGTGTCAACGCCTGCGCGACCTGCACAGGAATCAACGTAGCAGGCCTGACCGACGGCACTACATACACTTTCACCGTTCACGCAACTAATGCTGTAGGTAACAGTCCTGAGTCGGCGCAGTCCAATGCGGTGACGCCGTCGCTCAGCGCTGCACCGCCGGACATCTCCGTCTCAGATGTTGGTCCAACATCAGTCAATTCCGGCGCCAACGCCACCTACACGATCAAGGTGAATAATACGACAACGACAACCATTCCCGCAGTAAGCCTGAACGACACCTGGCCCACCAGCGGAGCGACTTTCATCTCCGTCACCGCCAGCCAGGGCACGTGCTCATCTGCTGCGGGCAGCATCAGTTGCAATCTCGGCTCAATCGCCGGCAGCGGATCTGCCACGGTGACACTTGTGCTGCAATTGACGGCGCAAACCACCAACACCGCCAGCGGTTCCATGAAAGATGCCGCGGGTAACCCGCTCTCCGATCCGACTCCCGCGGACGATACCGCATCGTCCACAACTTCCATCTCTGCGCCTTCCACCACCACCGATATTCAGGTCACTGGCTCGGCACAGAATGGCGGTCCGGCGGTTGGAACGGCAGACACCTACACGTGGCAAATCAAGAACAACCAGAAGACAGTGGCCAATGCGGTCGTCTTTACCAACAATCTGCCACCGAGCCTGCAGTTCGCCTCTGCCAGTACGTCTCTCGGAACCTGCTCCACTCCTGATCCGGGCACAGCGGGTGGCACCATAACGTGCAATGCCTCTGCACTGAACGGAAGCTCCACAATGACAGTGACAATTAACGTAATCCCGACTCAGGCCGGCTCCATTGCCGATACCGGAGTCGCTAGTTTCAGCGGAACGGATACGAACCCTGCAAACAATTCGTTCACTGTAACCATCAACCCCAAGTAG
- a CDS encoding fibronectin type III domain-containing protein, with protein MKTTSFQATSQNVQGGVRQHAHFWIGLVLMLSLVAVTASAQTTTTVQFASSITAPGGGIVLTGTGINPATGQHFRHFWGGDEILGLCRYDPDLDTAGPYTVNRNTCINFIGATQFKPGEIAFDRTTNDLYIPNITATASEAVRMHFLPGSDAGHGVVDPVNIEVLVSSQSGVGCQTSLVGPNSAALGPDGNLYLASLRSGNVVRILSPQTNPLPCNNVQNDVINSPDGRKNFGLGWIGHDLYGGDGFSAFVVHNADTCFTAANNFSVCTGQNILAGQIPTPTTMIGDQAYPDLNGQNLYYTNGSVISRVSVTPAGTTVNASYATNFNLATGFGLDVFNPTAEVLFVGDDPSAGNIPGSGHWWQVLPNPPPPALPGAPINVTATAGNAQATVSWNPAPDGQKITSYTVHNSFASNGILVPDVTVGPTPGTTIVPTSVVVTGLTNGVTYQFEVAATDSVGTGPFSAPSNSVTPFAPTAPSAPTNVSAIAGDASAQVAWTASASDGGSAITGYTVTARVNGAPSGITASACATCTGAAVTGLTNGTTYTFTVHAANAVGNSAESAPSNAVTPQINAVPQDASITDVGPASVNSGANASYTITVNNSATSTIPDALVSDTWPTTGGAALVSVTPSQGTCTSAAGTINCNLGAIAGSKSATVTLVLRLTAQTTNKATVSMRDAAGSPITDPTPADDTASATTSISAPQTTTDVQVTGSAQNGGPAVKSADTLTWQIKNSGNQVANALSFTITMSPGTTLASVNTSVGTCTGPALGTSGTITCNAPSLAAAATMIVTENVNVVQAGSLATTGTASFSGTDTNPANNSFTVTLNAK; from the coding sequence ATGAAAACAACGAGTTTCCAAGCTACATCGCAAAACGTACAGGGTGGTGTCAGGCAACATGCCCACTTCTGGATCGGCCTTGTGCTGATGTTATCTCTGGTGGCTGTTACAGCAAGCGCGCAGACTACAACCACCGTTCAATTTGCTTCAAGTATCACCGCGCCCGGCGGCGGAATTGTCCTGACCGGGACCGGCATCAACCCTGCAACCGGCCAGCATTTCCGCCATTTCTGGGGCGGCGATGAAATTCTGGGCCTCTGCCGCTACGATCCCGATCTGGATACCGCCGGCCCTTACACGGTGAACAGGAACACTTGCATCAATTTCATCGGCGCAACCCAGTTCAAGCCCGGCGAAATCGCGTTTGATCGCACCACAAACGACCTCTACATTCCGAACATTACGGCCACGGCAAGCGAGGCTGTTCGCATGCACTTCCTGCCCGGCTCTGACGCCGGTCACGGCGTTGTGGACCCGGTCAATATCGAGGTTCTGGTCAGCAGCCAATCAGGCGTCGGTTGCCAAACGAGTCTCGTGGGTCCGAATTCGGCGGCTTTGGGACCGGATGGCAATCTGTATTTGGCGTCGCTTCGGAGCGGCAATGTCGTTCGCATCCTCTCCCCGCAAACTAATCCGCTGCCCTGCAACAACGTCCAGAATGATGTGATCAACAGCCCTGATGGAAGGAAGAATTTTGGTCTCGGCTGGATCGGCCATGACCTGTACGGCGGTGACGGCTTCTCGGCCTTTGTTGTCCACAATGCCGATACGTGCTTTACAGCCGCCAACAACTTCAGCGTCTGCACAGGCCAGAACATCCTGGCGGGCCAAATCCCGACGCCGACAACAATGATCGGCGATCAGGCGTACCCGGACCTGAATGGTCAGAACCTCTACTACACCAATGGTTCCGTGATCAGCCGGGTATCGGTCACCCCCGCCGGGACTACCGTCAACGCGTCATACGCCACCAACTTCAATCTTGCCACCGGCTTTGGTCTGGACGTCTTTAATCCGACCGCCGAGGTGCTATTTGTAGGCGATGATCCCAGTGCCGGCAACATTCCCGGCTCCGGGCACTGGTGGCAGGTGCTGCCAAATCCCCCGCCGCCAGCTTTGCCTGGCGCTCCGATCAACGTCACGGCGACGGCTGGTAACGCACAGGCAACTGTAAGCTGGAATCCGGCTCCAGATGGGCAGAAGATTACCAGCTACACGGTGCACAACTCATTTGCTTCGAATGGCATTCTGGTACCGGACGTTACTGTAGGCCCGACTCCGGGCACAACCATTGTTCCTACTTCTGTGGTGGTTACGGGATTGACCAACGGAGTCACCTACCAATTTGAAGTGGCAGCCACTGACTCCGTGGGCACCGGACCGTTCTCTGCGCCCAGCAACAGCGTAACTCCGTTTGCTCCAACGGCGCCATCGGCTCCAACCAATGTCTCAGCCATTGCTGGCGATGCTTCGGCCCAGGTCGCCTGGACTGCTTCGGCTTCTGACGGAGGCTCAGCGATCACTGGATACACTGTGACCGCACGGGTGAACGGAGCCCCCTCCGGAATCACTGCCAGTGCCTGCGCTACCTGCACCGGCGCCGCCGTAACTGGTCTCACCAACGGGACCACGTATACATTCACTGTGCATGCAGCCAACGCGGTGGGCAACAGCGCTGAATCTGCGCCCTCTAATGCGGTGACACCGCAGATTAATGCCGTGCCGCAGGATGCATCCATTACTGACGTCGGGCCGGCATCGGTGAATTCCGGCGCCAATGCCAGCTACACAATCACAGTGAACAACAGCGCAACGTCAACCATTCCAGACGCGCTTGTCTCTGACACCTGGCCCACTACAGGCGGAGCTGCGCTTGTATCTGTGACTCCCAGCCAGGGCACCTGCACATCCGCGGCAGGTACCATCAATTGCAACCTGGGCGCGATTGCAGGGAGCAAAAGCGCAACCGTGACTCTGGTCCTGCGCCTGACGGCGCAGACCACGAACAAAGCCACCGTGTCAATGAGGGATGCAGCCGGTAGCCCGATCACTGATCCAACGCCGGCAGACGATACCGCTTCGGCCACGACATCCATTTCTGCTCCACAAACCACGACCGATGTTCAGGTCACTGGTTCGGCGCAGAATGGTGGTCCGGCTGTGAAATCAGCTGACACCCTGACGTGGCAGATCAAGAATTCCGGGAACCAAGTGGCTAATGCACTGAGCTTTACGATCACGATGTCTCCCGGTACGACGCTTGCATCTGTCAATACCAGTGTGGGAACCTGCACCGGTCCCGCTCTGGGCACCAGCGGCACCATCACGTGCAACGCGCCTTCACTGGCTGCGGCCGCAACGATGATCGTGACCGAAAACGTAAACGTGGTTCAGGCCGGTTCGCTTGCCACCACTGGGACCGCTAGTTTCAGCGGCACTGACACGAACCCCGCAAACAACTCGTTTACGGTAACTCTGAACGCTAAATAA